One region of Miscanthus floridulus cultivar M001 chromosome 19, ASM1932011v1, whole genome shotgun sequence genomic DNA includes:
- the LOC136529390 gene encoding cytochrome P450 77A1-like, translating to MDVNDVLLVVLAAALGAMWWRRCSKTGGVDGLPPGPPGWPVVGNLFQVILQRRAFMYVVRDLRERYGPIFTMRMGQRTLIVVTSADLIHEALVKQGPMFASRPEDSPIRLLFSVGKCTVNSAPYGPLWRALRRNFVAEIVSPHRVKSFSWIREWAVDAHLRRLRAELAAEGAVRVMASCRLTICSILICICFGAKIPDELIREIEEVLKDVMMISLPKLPDFLPLLTPLFRKQLSEARALRRRQLGCLTPLVRARRDFLRDGAKGAAAAKDGVEMMSGPGEAYVDSLFDLEPPGRGKRLGEEELVTLCSEVMSAGTDTSATALEWAMMHLILDPAAQERLYDEVVARAGKTARITEADVEAMPYLQAVVKETFRRHPPSHFVLSHAATRDTELGGYRVPADASVEFYTAWVTENPATWPDPEAWRPERFLEGGEGFDTDITGTRALRMMPFGAGRRICPAATLGVLHIQLMLANMVRAFRWTPPAGEGPPDPTETFAFTVVMKNPLRAAFVERNHPAATATATAE from the exons ATGGATGTGAACGACGTGCTGCTGGTGGTGCTGGCGGCGGCGCTGGGAGCCATGTGGTGGCGCCGATGCTCCAAGACCGGCGGCGTCGATGGGCTCCCGCCGGGTCCGCCGGGTTGGCCGGTGGTGGGAAACCTGTTCCAGGTGATCCTGCAGCGGCGTGCCTTCATGTACGTGGTGCGCGACCTCCGGGAGAGGTACGGCCCCATCTTCACGATGCGGATGGGGCAGCGCACCCTGATCGTGGTCACCTCGGCGGACCTCATCCACGAGGCGCTCGTGAAGCAGGGCCCCATGTTCGCGAGCCGGCCCGAGGACAGCCCCATCCGCCTCCTCTTCAGCGTCGGCAAGTGCACCGTCAACTCGGCGCCCTACGGCCCGCTGTGGCGCGCGCTCCGCCGCAACTTCGTCGCCGAGATCGTGTCCCCGCACCGCGTCAAGTCCTTCTCATGGATCCGGGAGTGGGCCGTGGACGCGCACCTGCGCCGCCTCCgcgcggagctcgccgcggaaggCGCGGTGAGGGTGATGGCCAGCTGCCGCCTCACCATCTGCAGCATCCTCATCTGCATCTGCTTCGGCGCCAAGATCCCCGACGAGCTGATCCGGGAGATCGAGGAGGTGCTCAAGGACGTGATGATGATTTCCTTGCCCAAGCTCCCGGACTTCCTGCCCCTCCTCACGCCGCTCTTCCGGAAGCAGCTGTCCGAGGCCCGCGCCCTGCGCCGCCGCCAGCTCGGCTGCCTCACGCCGCTCGTCCGCGCGCGGAGGGACTTCCTCCGCGACGGCGccaagggggcggcggcggcgaaggacGGCGTGGAGATGATGAGCGGGCCCGGGGAGGCGTACGTGGACTCGCTCTTCGACCTGGAGCCGCCCGGCCGCGGGAAGCGCCTCGGCGAGGAGGAGCTCGTCACGCTCTGCTCCGAGGTCATGAGCGCCGGCACCGACACCAGCGCCACCGCACTGGAATGGGCCATGATGCACCTCATCCTCGACCCCGCCGCGCAGGAGCGCCTCTACGACGAGGTCGTCGCCAGGGCCGGCAAGACCGCCCGGATCACCGAAGCCGACGTCGAGGCCATGCCCTACCTCCAG GCGGTGGTGAAGGAGACTTTCCGGCGTCACCCGCCGAGCCACTTCGTGCTGTCGCACGCGGCGACGCGGGACACGGAGCTGGGCGGGTACCGCGTGCCCGCCGACGCCAGCGTGGAGTTCTACACGGCGTGGGTGACGGAGAACCCGGCGACGTGGCCGGACCCGGAGGCCTGGCGCCCCGAGCGGTTCCTGGAGGGCGGCGAGGGCTTCGACACCGACATCACGGGCACCCGCGCGCTGCGCATGATGCCGTTCGGCGCCGGCAGGCGCATCTGCCCCGCCGCCACGCTCGGCGTGCTCCACATCCAGCTCATGCTCGCCAACATGGTGCGCGCGTTCCGGTGGACGCCCCCCGCCGGCGAGGGACCGCCGGATCCCACCGAGACGTTCGCGTTCACTGTCGTCATGAAGAACCCGCTCCGCGCTGCCTTCGTCGAGCGGAACCACCCCGCCGCGACGGCGACGGCCACGGCGGAGTGA